CGTCTGCACCGACAATTAAGCGGATTCGCAAGGGAATATTGTGGTCTTGGACATATTTCATCGCATATAAGCACATGACCACTGGCCCTTTATCATCCGAGATTCCCCTGCCGTAAATCGTATCCGCTGTCACTTCACCCAGGGGGTTAAAGGCCCAGGTAGTCGCATCATAGTCGACAATATCCACATGGCCAATGATGCCAACTAAGGGCAAAGTCGGATTACCGATTTCGACCCACGCATAGTAATCATCTTCCCGGTGGATTTGGTGCATGCCTAAACGATGGCAAAGGCGCTCAAATTCATTGAGCACCTCGTGAATCGCTTGGCCGAAAAGGTAAGCACCCGCATCCGCTTGCTTCACCGATGGGATGCGCACTAAATTTAGAACATCTTGAAGCATATCCGCATAATTAGCCTCGACATAGTCTTGATAATCTACTTGCATTATTATGCCTCTCTAGCAAAGGTAGCCGCTGTTTGAATGCGGGCATAATCAATCTCCGTTGGTAAGGTGCAGTCGGCCCCTAGAATAAAGCGACGACCTTGCATTTCATCCAGAATATCACTAACCGCTGCTTGGATATCCGCCTCACTGCCTTCAACCAATACGCCTGAGCGGTCATCTAAGCCGCCGAGAATGACTTTGTTTTCAAAGCGATCTGCCCCCTCAGTTAAGGATAGGCCGGTTTCATAAATAGGCCAGTTCACAACATCGGCTGGGTAGGCGCTGAACCGATCGAAATCGATATTGGTTTTACAAATGTGGAGGAAAATTGGTTTCTGGCGAACTTCTTTCAAGATTGCCAAATCATAGGGCGCAATAAATTCTTCATAGAATTCACGGGGCAGTCGGTCTGCTTCGCCTCCTAAAGCGGCATAGTAAATACCGTCTACAGCTGTCTCTTGAGCTACATTTAGCATATTGATGACATTCTCCGTAGTTGCTTTAATAGCGTCTAGGACGGCTTGCTTATTTTGTTGCGCATGTTCTAAGAGCACTTCCAAAGAACCTGCGTACTTCAAACCGGAACTATGGGACAGGGAGGCCACTAAGCCATGCACCGTTCCAATGGAATAATAGTCGCCGTCCAATAAATCCACAACTCGATTAGAAATCTCGCGCTGCTCAGCAAATAGCGAGTCCTTCGGAGACCATACCGAAATCTTCCCCCAATCGGAAGCTTTCTGGACTGCATCTTTCCGGCGAAACTCATTCTCATTCATCACCTTCACCACGGATAAATCTCCCGCCTGGGCGAAATGCAAATGAGCCTGCGCCTTATCCTCAATACTTCCTTGATTGACCGTCTCATCGAAATGAATCCAAAAACCTGCCGGAACAAAGTCATAGGCTTCCCCATGCATCAATTTAATTACATTCTCGCGCTTATTCATGATCTAACCCTTTCTTTAGAAAATACCGAAGAAGGCGCCCACTAGGCAAACAATCGTAATAATCACCATTAATTGACTGAGTGTAAATTTATCTTTCTTCAAGGCCCAGTATACCAATAAAACCGCTGCGAGTGGCAGTAAACCAGGAACGATCCCGTCTAAGGTTTCTTGGACATTAATGACCGATCCAGATACATTGAATTCAAGGGGTGTTTCCAAGCGGACCATATTCGCAGATAAGGCGCCCATCATAAACATACCGAGAATCGAAGCCGTCTGAATCATGGCATTAATACGACCACTTTGTAGGATATCCATAATAGATTTGCGCCCTTGCTGGTAGCCCGTATGCATAAAACCTAGGCCGACAAAGAAGTGAATGACTGAGAAGGCGACGATAAAGAAAGCCCCTAAGAAATTTCCTGTCACCGCAAAAGAAGCGGCCAATGAGTAGAAAATCGTCTGAATTGTCCCAAAGTCTAAGGAGTCGCCGATTCCTGCCAAAGGCCCCATTAACCCCGATTTAAAGGAGGTGATCGTCTCATCAGGAATATCTTCGCCACTCGCCTTCTGCTCTTCCATGGCGACGGTTGTACCAATGATTAACGCACCCCAAATTGCCTGAGTATTAAAGAAGGCAAGATGTCTTTGCAGGCCATCTTTAAGTCCTTGACTACCTTTACCATATAACTTCTCCAGAATAGGGCCCATGGAAGCAGCATAAGCCAGGGACTGCATCCGCTCAAAAGAGTTCGAAATTTCCGCTGTCCACCACCAACGAAGATATGTGCGGGTAATGTCGCGTTTAGTTAATTGTGTTTTATTATTTGATTCCATGTGTATCCTCCTGACTATTTACGGCCCATCATTTCATCAATAGCGTCTTGATTCGTCCGGCGCGCTGTCTTAGGGCTTACTTCTTCCCTGGACGACTCGGCCGCAATCTCACCGCGCAAACGTGGGAAGCCACCCATGTAACTGATGATAAGTGCAATCATCAAGCCAAAAATGGCCGCCCCAATCGTCGTTAAACCTGAATACTCCACTAAGAAATAACCAATGAAGAACAAAGGTATATACTCTCTTTTGCCAATCATAAAGATAGTCGTAGCAAAACCTAGAGCCGGCAGTAGACCACCCATCACGCTCATGCCATGAAGCACCCATTCAGGAATAATCGTCAGCAATTGATTAATTAAATCCGCCCCGAAATAATTCGCCACAAAGACAATTGGAAAACGCATGACAAAGCCTAGGGCTAAGGGATACCAAGTAGCATTACGCCAAATCCCTTTCACATCACCTTCCACAGCCAATTCATCGGCCCGATGAACAAAAATCGCATTGAAATAACGTCTCAAGTTGTTAATCAACACACCGATAGCACCCACTGGCACTGCCACAGATACCGCCAATTCCACGGACATATCTGACATTAATACTAAAGGCACAGCAATCAAGGCGGCTAAAGCCTTATCGGACGGGATATTCCCCCCTGGAGCTACCAGACCTAAATACACAACTTCAATCGATCCACCGGCCATAATCCCTGTGATGGGGTCACCCCACAATAAGCCAAGGCAAAAACCAATAAAAGTTGGCGACTTCAACATTGAAAATAAGGTATACCCAGCTAAACCAGCTGAGAACCAATACCATAAGCCACTTACAATGGCCATTAATAATACACTTTGCATCATTACCCTCCTCTTAATTCAACTTAATTTAATTTCCCTTTAGCTTCCTGGAAGGTGATACCAGCTTCCTCTGGCACCACTTGAATATAGACCTCCGTTCCTGCCGCTTCCACTAAGTTTAGAATGGCTACGTCAGCTTCGGATAAATTAACCGCTTGAAAGACCATCTGCTTCGTGCCATCGTTAGGAATTCCTCCCAACTGTAAGCGTTCCAATCTCAAGCCCGCTTCATAGGCCCTTTGGACATTCACTAAATCTCTAAAGAGGAGCATTACATTGCCCTTGGGCATCGTCTGATGCTCGTAAGCATAGCCAATCACTTCTGTCGGTGCAACAATCACTTCAACACCTGTCGGCGCTGAAGAGCGATATACTTCAATCATATACTCATCTTGGGCTAAGGCGTCGTCTACAATAATGATGGCCGTAGGATTCGCTATCTTTGACCATTTCGTCACAACTTGCCCATGCAAGAGCCGGTGATCAACCCGGGCAAGAGTAATTTGAGTCACGCCTACTTGACGAGCTGTTTCTTCAGCTTGCGCTAGTGATACCACTGGTTCCAACCTTTCCCCAAAGTCTTCAATGGCCTTTTGCCCTGCTTCTTTAGCCATATGAGATAATTCTGATAAACTCTTTTGATCCAGAAACTCCATCACTTCGACCACCATAGCGAGATTGACACCGGAAATAACTTGATAATTCTTGTACTGGGGCTGGTACTTCATCGCAACGTTATAAGGCGAACCTCCAATCATATCGACAAAGACCAGGGCCCCCTCCTCTGCCCCTTCAATTTCTTCAACGAAACGAGCCTCATAATCTTCAATATGATCCTCACGTCGCAAGGTTAAAGCCGTAATTTGGTCGCCTGCCCCGGTAAGCACTTCAATAGCGTCTTTCAATCCCACCGAGTATTGCCCGTGGGTGGCAATAATGATTTGCTTCATTTGCCTCCTCCTATCTTCCCATAAAATCTTTAGATGATTCATATTATATAGGATATGAACATTCTCTCAAGCAAAATGTCTCATTTTCGTATGAATTAATTTTTTTGAAAGGAAGTTTTTGAGCTTATTATCTGCTTTACCGTCTTCAACATCTTGTTTGTTCCCTTTCTAGCACTATGTTATACTGAAAAAAACGCTTAGGAGGTCCCTATGAATCCCAAATATCAACCACTCTTTGAGCCCCTTACCCTACCCAATGGCATTCAATTAGCCAACCGTTTCACTTTAAATCCTATTACCACGAATGCCTCCACGGCCGAAGGCTACGTGACAGAAGAAGAGACCCGCTACGCAGAACGGCGCAGCAAATCGGCCCCCTTGCAAGTAACAACGGCTGCCTATATTGAAGACTATGCCCAACTCTTCGAGTTTGGTCCAAGTGTCCGCGATGACTCCTTCATCTATGGCCTATCCAAGCTGGCCGAATCAATGAAAGCCGGCGGTGCAAAAGCTATCTTGCAATTGACCCATGCTGGGCGCTTCGCCAAAGTGTCCTTAAAAGACTACGGTGTCGTATACGGCCCAAGTTACATGCGCCTGAAATCTCCTATGGAACACGATGTCTTAGAAATGTCACAACGCAAGATTGAACACGTCATCCAGCAATACGGCGAAGCAACCCGCCGAGCAATTGAAGCAGGGTTTGACGGTGTGGAAATTTCCAACGCCCAGAGACTGCTCCCGCAACAATTCTTCTCAACTTTCTCCAATCAGCGTGAGGATGAATGGGGTGGTATCCTCGAAAACCGAGCCCGCTTCGGGATTGAAATAGTCCGAGCGGCCCAAGAAGCTATTGATAATAGCCATAAGAAAGACTTCATACTCGGTTTCCGCGGAACCCCCGAAGAGACCCGCGGGGCCGACGTTGGCTATACGGTCGACGATTTCAATCAATATATCGACTGGCTGCTTGAAGCAGGCGACCTACAATACGTCGCTTTAGCCAGCTGGGGCCATGATATCTTCCGCGAAACAGTTCGCGAAGGTCAACATAAAGGCCGTTTAGTCAACGAAGTTGTCTACGAGCACCTTAATGGTCGCGTTCCCCTCATCGCAACGGGTGGCATTAATTCTCCAGACAAAGCCCTGGAAGCCTTAGGTCAAGCGGATATGGTTGGTATGTCCTCCGTCTTTGTAACAGAACCCGACTTCGTTCAGAAACTTGCAGCAGGTCAAGAAGACGCCATTGACCTAGGTGTCAGCCTTGAAGAATTGGAGGACTTAGCCATTCCCCACAAGGCCTTTAAAGACCTTGTTGAGTTCATGGACTTCGGTGGCTCCTTACCTCAAGAGACCCGGGATGAATTCCGACGCCTATCTGAGCAAGATAGTACGAGTTATTTCAAGGCGTATCAATAAATAATTTAAACCAGCGTATCACAATAAATACACGCTGGTTTTTCTAGCTCTACGCCAGTTATTTTATTTGCACAGGAATACCAGCAATACTGAAATAAACCTCATCAGCTTGTTCAGCTATAGCTTGGTTAATTAAACCTTGATAACTTCGGAATAAACGACTCAAAGCTGATTCTGGAACGATACCTAGTCCAACTTCATTTGAGACAAGCCAAAAACTAGCCTGACTCTTGTCGATAGCTTGGAAAATTTGATTTAATTCTTTTAGAAGATACCCCTCAATGGCTTCAAGTTGTTCTTTTGAATATTCGCTATACTCATGATCATAGCCTGATTGATCAATAAAATAAAATAACTGATTCGTTATCCAGAGTGTCACACAATCAATCAATACTGCCTGATAGCCCTCTAAACTTTCAAGTAACGCTGCGACTTTTATATACTCCTCAAACGTTATCCAGTTTTCTGGTCGACTTTCTTGATGTTTGCGTATTTTGTATTCCATTTCACTATCCATAAAAGCTCTACTTTGTGTTGCAACATAAGCTACTGGATTAAGCTGTGCTGCGACAATTTGCCGCTCTGCCTCACTAGACTTCCCACTTTTGGCCCCACCTGTTATTAGAATTAATTTCCCCATATTAAGCTCCTTCATCAATGATGCGCTCAATGGCATTCATATCGACATGTTCGCGGAACAGTTCTGCTAGACCATCAAAATTAGCTTCCATTTCTAAATTATCCTCTGCTTTCAACCGATAGTCGTGATAAGGTAAAACACCAATGACTGGTATACCAGTTAATTCTTCAATTTGGTCCAAACCACTTTGTAACAGACTAATATCCCCTCGGAATTTATTAATAATAATACCCTTAACTCGACTTCGACTACCTTCTGGCAACAAGGCTAGAGTTCCATAAATAGATGCAAAAACCCCTCCTAAGTCAATATCTGCAACAATAATTACTGGAGCATCAGCAATTTCAGCCATACCCATATTGACTATATCATTTTGATTTAAGTTAATTTCTGCTGGACTGCCTGCTCCTTCAATAATCACTAAATCATAAGTATCCTTCAATTCATCAACTACTTTTGCTAATTCACCTTTTAACTTTGGCTTCATTTCAAAATACTCTCGCGCACTGTAATGTCCTAATAAATTCCCATTAAAGATGATATTCGAACCCGTATCACTTGTTGGCTTCATCAAAATAGGATTCATCCGCACATCGACAGGAAGTTTCGCTGCAAATGCTTGTATCGCTTGCGAATATGCTATTTCTTCTCCTTTTTCCGTCATATAGGACTGGCTATTCATATTCTGAGATTTAAAAGGAAAAATCTTCTTACCTTCCTGTTGAAAATGTCGACAAAGAGCTGAAACAACCGAAGTCTTCCCAGAATCTGATGCCGTTCCTTGAATCATTAATGTTCTACCCATCATATCATCCTCCTAAAATAAAAAATAGAATTATAACAAATATTATAGCTAATGCTGAAGTTATATATAAAATCCGAATCGTTTGAGTGATATCTTCAGTTTGGGAATTTCTAATTGTATCACCAATCGTTGGCTTTTCAACCCATTGACCATGATAATAATGTCCCCCGCCCAACTGTATACCTAAGGCTCCTGCAATGGCAGCCTCTGGATAACCTGCATTAGGACTTTTATGTTTAGCATGGTCACGTTTCATTATTCGCCAAGCCTGCATCCCATCTAATGAAATCAAAAAACTTGATACAACTATCAAAAGCCCAGTAATTCGAGCAGGTACATAATTAAATAAATCATCCATCCAAGCAGAAAATTTACCGAAATGTTCAAAAGTTTCATTTCGATAAGCAACCATCGAGTCTAATGTATTAACAGCTTTGTAAACCAAACCTCCAATAGGACCAAGCAATAATACATATAGCAACGGGGCAATGAAGCCATCAGATGTATTCTCTGCCACCGTTTCGACTGTCGCATGAATTACACCTTCTTCCGTAAGCCTCTGAGTCTCCCGACCAACAATGCGACTTACCTGATGGCATCCAGCATCTAACCCCTCAGTCTCCAGAGTAGCGGCAACTTTTCTTGCTTCATAAGCCAAGGATTTAACACTGAAACAACTATAAATGATATATATTTCTACAAGGATACCTAAACCAGCATGTAACCAATTTGCAAAATAAAGTAGTATCGCACTT
This region of Suicoccus acidiformans genomic DNA includes:
- a CDS encoding NADH-dependent flavin oxidoreductase, which encodes MNPKYQPLFEPLTLPNGIQLANRFTLNPITTNASTAEGYVTEEETRYAERRSKSAPLQVTTAAYIEDYAQLFEFGPSVRDDSFIYGLSKLAESMKAGGAKAILQLTHAGRFAKVSLKDYGVVYGPSYMRLKSPMEHDVLEMSQRKIEHVIQQYGEATRRAIEAGFDGVEISNAQRLLPQQFFSTFSNQREDEWGGILENRARFGIEIVRAAQEAIDNSHKKDFILGFRGTPEETRGADVGYTVDDFNQYIDWLLEAGDLQYVALASWGHDIFRETVREGQHKGRLVNEVVYEHLNGRVPLIATGGINSPDKALEALGQADMVGMSSVFVTEPDFVQKLAAGQEDAIDLGVSLEELEDLAIPHKAFKDLVEFMDFGGSLPQETRDEFRRLSEQDSTSYFKAYQ
- the cobU gene encoding bifunctional adenosylcobinamide kinase/adenosylcobinamide-phosphate guanylyltransferase → MGKLILITGGAKSGKSSEAERQIVAAQLNPVAYVATQSRAFMDSEMEYKIRKHQESRPENWITFEEYIKVAALLESLEGYQAVLIDCVTLWITNQLFYFIDQSGYDHEYSEYSKEQLEAIEGYLLKELNQIFQAIDKSQASFWLVSNEVGLGIVPESALSRLFRSYQGLINQAIAEQADEVYFSIAGIPVQIK
- a CDS encoding PTS mannose/fructose/sorbose/N-acetylgalactosamine transporter subunit IIC, with amino-acid sequence MQSVLLMAIVSGLWYWFSAGLAGYTLFSMLKSPTFIGFCLGLLWGDPITGIMAGGSIEVVYLGLVAPGGNIPSDKALAALIAVPLVLMSDMSVELAVSVAVPVGAIGVLINNLRRYFNAIFVHRADELAVEGDVKGIWRNATWYPLALGFVMRFPIVFVANYFGADLINQLLTIIPEWVLHGMSVMGGLLPALGFATTIFMIGKREYIPLFFIGYFLVEYSGLTTIGAAIFGLMIALIISYMGGFPRLRGEIAAESSREEVSPKTARRTNQDAIDEMMGRK
- a CDS encoding PTS system mannose/fructose/sorbose family transporter subunit IID → MESNNKTQLTKRDITRTYLRWWWTAEISNSFERMQSLAYAASMGPILEKLYGKGSQGLKDGLQRHLAFFNTQAIWGALIIGTTVAMEEQKASGEDIPDETITSFKSGLMGPLAGIGDSLDFGTIQTIFYSLAASFAVTGNFLGAFFIVAFSVIHFFVGLGFMHTGYQQGRKSIMDILQSGRINAMIQTASILGMFMMGALSANMVRLETPLEFNVSGSVINVQETLDGIVPGLLPLAAVLLVYWALKKDKFTLSQLMVIITIVCLVGAFFGIF
- a CDS encoding PTS mannose/fructose/sorbose transporter subunit IIAB, whose protein sequence is MKQIIIATHGQYSVGLKDAIEVLTGAGDQITALTLRREDHIEDYEARFVEEIEGAEEGALVFVDMIGGSPYNVAMKYQPQYKNYQVISGVNLAMVVEVMEFLDQKSLSELSHMAKEAGQKAIEDFGERLEPVVSLAQAEETARQVGVTQITLARVDHRLLHGQVVTKWSKIANPTAIIIVDDALAQDEYMIEVYRSSAPTGVEVIVAPTEVIGYAYEHQTMPKGNVMLLFRDLVNVQRAYEAGLRLERLQLGGIPNDGTKQMVFQAVNLSEADVAILNLVEAAGTEVYIQVVPEEAGITFQEAKGKLN
- a CDS encoding uroporphyrinogen decarboxylase family protein; translation: MNKRENVIKLMHGEAYDFVPAGFWIHFDETVNQGSIEDKAQAHLHFAQAGDLSVVKVMNENEFRRKDAVQKASDWGKISVWSPKDSLFAEQREISNRVVDLLDGDYYSIGTVHGLVASLSHSSGLKYAGSLEVLLEHAQQNKQAVLDAIKATTENVINMLNVAQETAVDGIYYAALGGEADRLPREFYEEFIAPYDLAILKEVRQKPIFLHICKTNIDFDRFSAYPADVVNWPIYETGLSLTEGADRFENKVILGGLDDRSGVLVEGSEADIQAAVSDILDEMQGRRFILGADCTLPTEIDYARIQTAATFAREA
- the cbiB gene encoding adenosylcobinamide-phosphate synthase CbiB → MHERIIFIVIAYCLDLCIGDPYSWPHPVKLMGNYIVAYQRWTLFRYRSPSIQFCLGIILWLSMVSLTVVISAILLYFANWLHAGLGILVEIYIIYSCFSVKSLAYEARKVAATLETEGLDAGCHQVSRIVGRETQRLTEEGVIHATVETVAENTSDGFIAPLLYVLLLGPIGGLVYKAVNTLDSMVAYRNETFEHFGKFSAWMDDLFNYVPARITGLLIVVSSFLISLDGMQAWRIMKRDHAKHKSPNAGYPEAAIAGALGIQLGGGHYYHGQWVEKPTIGDTIRNSQTEDITQTIRILYITSALAIIFVIILFFILGG
- a CDS encoding cobyric acid synthase produces the protein MGRTLMIQGTASDSGKTSVVSALCRHFQQEGKKIFPFKSQNMNSQSYMTEKGEEIAYSQAIQAFAAKLPVDVRMNPILMKPTSDTGSNIIFNGNLLGHYSAREYFEMKPKLKGELAKVVDELKDTYDLVIIEGAGSPAEINLNQNDIVNMGMAEIADAPVIIVADIDLGGVFASIYGTLALLPEGSRSRVKGIIINKFRGDISLLQSGLDQIEELTGIPVIGVLPYHDYRLKAEDNLEMEANFDGLAELFREHVDMNAIERIIDEGA